Part of the Halobacteriovorax vibrionivorans genome, CTTTCTTGTTAAAAAATAGAGAATACTGCGCGCGGCCACGCCATCTCCAATTACAATATAATCAAAATCTTTTGTCATAATAAACTCTTACATCAATATTTTTAAGTTAACCAGTGGAATTTACTCAAGTTTTTATTGTCATACCAAATTCAATCCCTATACAATTTTAACTCAAATTTAGTTAATGGAGTATGAATTATGTCAGAAGAGACAACGAAGTCGACAAAAAACCCTATGGACGTTATCGATCAAAATGCCGTCTTATTTTGTGTAGACAACACAGATATCACAGCAAAACAAATCATGGCCGTACTGGCAATGCTACTTGTAGAAGATTGTACAGTTCCATTTATCACTCGTTATCGTAAAGACAAAACTGGTGGATTAGACGAAGAACAAATTCGCCTCATTCAAGAAAAGTATGACGAATATATCGAGCGTGAAAAGAGACGTGAATTCATTCTAGAGGCCATCACTAAACAAGAGATGATGACTCCAGAGATTGAAAAGAAAATTAAAGCGGCAACAAATATTAACCAGCTTGAAGATATCTATGCGCCATTTAAATCAAAGAGAAAGACAAAGGCGCAAATCGCAAAAGAAGCAGGGCTTGGGCCATTCTCAATTCTAATGAAAGAGTCAAAGCTTCCTATGCCAGAACTTGCAAAAGAAGCACTTAAGTATATTAATAAAGAAAAGAAAATCGCAACTTTTGAAGATGTATTAAAAGGTGCTTGTGACATTATCATCGAAGAAATTGCTCACGACACAGAACTTAAAGAGCAATTACGTAACGATTACTGGGCACAGGCAATGATTAAGTCAACTCCTCGTAAAGGTTATGAAGAAGTAAAAGACTGGCAAAAGTACAAAGACTACTTTGAATATGAGCAAAAAGTTAGTGATCTAAAAGATCCAAAAGCCGCTCACAGATTCCTAGCGATTCGTCGTGCACAAACTGAGAAGATCCTAAAAGTTGAAATTATTTTTGATGAAGAATATGCAAATAATCTTATTCTATCAAAGAACTTCCCAGACACTACAGTCACAAGTTACAAGGCATTAGTCGATTGTGCATCAAAGGCCTATAAGAATTATATTCACTCTTCTCTTGATTTAGAAATCAAGGGTGAACTTAAGAAGCTCTCAGATGAATCAGCAATTGATGTTTTTGGTATAAACCTTAAGAACCTTCTATTACAACCTTACCTTGGTTCTAAAACAGTTCTTGCGCTTGATCCAGGAGTAGTGACTGGTTGTAAGACAGTTGTTGTAGATAATACGGGTAAATTTGTTGTTGATACAGTTGTCTACCCTCACCCACCAAGAAATCAGGTACGTGAGTCTGCGACAATTTTAAATGCCATGATTGAGCAATTTAATGTTGAATATATAGCAATTGGAAACGGAACTTTTGGTCGAGAGACTCTCCAATTTGTTGAAGATAATATTACTGCGGTTAAAGACGGAAAAGTTAAAGCAACAATGATTTCAGAAGATGGTGCTTCAATTTATTCTGCTTCTCCAATTGCAAAGAAAGAATTCCCAGATAAAGATGCAACAGTAAGAGGCGCCATCTCAATTGGCCGCCGCTTCCAAGACCCTCTAGCAGAGCTTGTAAAGATCGATCCTAAGTCTATTGGTGTTGGCCAGTATCAACACGATGTAAACCAGGTTCGTCTAAAAAAATCACTAAATGGCGTGGTTGAAAGCTGTGTTAACTTTGTTGGTGTTGATATCAATACGGCATCGGCCCCACTACTTTCATTCATTTCCGGAATTGGGCCAACAGTTGCGGGAAATATCGTAAAGCATAGAGATAAGAATGGGCTATTTTCAGATCGAAGCGAAATCCTAAAGGTTTCACGTTTTTCTGAAAAAGTTTTCCAACAAGCAGCAGGATTCTTAAGAGTTTATAATGGGAAGAATCCACTTGATGCGACATTTATTCACCCAGAAAACTACGATATGTTAGAAGAATGGGCACACAAGAATGGATACACGCTTGAGCAGTTAACAACAGATAATGCAGTTGCAAATAAACTAAAGTCAGATAAGGACCTTATTGCAAAACTTGGTGAATTTACTGTTAATGATATTTATAAGTCACTAACTGCACCTTCACAGGATCCTCGTACAGAATTTAAGACAACAGAGTTTAGAAAAGATGTACGTGAAATCAAAGATGTAAAAATTGGTGAGAGATATCCAGGTATTGTAAAAAACATCACTCAATTTGGTGCCTTTGTTGATATTGGAATTAAAGAAAATGGTTTAGTTCACGTAAGTCAGATGGCCGATCACTTTGTTGAGAATGCCCTTGATGTTCTAAAAGTTGGGCAAGAAGTTTCTGCCGTTGTTCTTGACGTTGATATGGATAGAAAGCGTATTGCTCTATCTCTAAAATCTGACGGAGCTGAAGAAGCAAAAACTTACGAGCGTCCAACAGGTGGCCCACGTAAGAGCAATCCTCGTGGTGGAAAACCTAAGATGCCAAAGCAAAACGATGCACCGTTAAAGAATAATGCATTCGCTGCTCTTAAGGGATTTAAGGTTAAATAGGTGCGGCATTGTCTGCCCAAAGGCAGACTATTGGACGCACCTATAGCTCCCATTCACTTTAGCTAGAAAATGATATTCAACAAGCCGGGTTCAAGCCCGGCTTTGTTGTCTCAGGAGCAATAAACAAGTCTTCGCAATTTAAGCGACATTTTAGCGCAGCTAAAATTAGCGAAAAAATCTTTCTGAAAAAACTAATCACACAAGCCTCGCAACTCAAGCGACATTTTAGCGCAGCTAAAATTAGCAAAAAGACTGAGCAACAATTCAATTTCAAAAATGAGAGAAATAAGGTTTTCATAATCCCCCAGATTAATCGCAAATATATTATTTATTACATGATTTAACCTGAGGGTTTATTGAGAGGATTAGCAAACTTTACGTATGATAGATATACTTCACACAGTTTTTAAAGCCCGTTATTAGGCCCTAGAGCAAGTTGGCTCTTTTGCAGATCGATTCTTAAAGATCGACGATCAGGGCCTGCAAATGGAATTGTACCGTTTACTTGTGCCTGAATCATATTAAGCTCGTGTCCTACAGTTCTTTCAGTAACTTCTTTTATATGAAAGCTTAAGAAGCCATTAAATACTAAATCACTTTCTTCGATAATATTTCCATCAAAGCCAACAACTGCACCTTTAACTTGAGTCATGCGCTGAGATTGGTCACTATAGTCTTGCTGGTTAAAAGTAAGGACATTTTTACAACTAATTAGCTGAATATTTAAATGATCCTTTGCCATCTCTGCCTTACAAGCAGACTTTGGAAATTTAACAATTAGAGCATTTAAATTATTTAATTCAAAAACATCGCCTAATCGATCTGAAAGCTCAAAATTAAACCCAAAATCAGGATACTGCAACAGAGCACCTTTTATGATAATTTCAATATGCTCAGTAGAGTTATTTAAAACTTCAACTGCTGGCATTTGATAATTCCATGGACTTACATATTTTAGAGACTTAATTTCACTAGCAAATGAATTAATTGATAATAAACCTAATAGAATAACAAATATCTTTTTCATTAATATCTCCTTAATGAGCATTATGCTCATTGATTAAGAGAAAACTAACGAATTAAATTAGATAAATAAAATACCTATATTAGATCACTGTGATAAAAAATTCTTATACCTATTACCACCATTTTTTTGTAACGTATTCCTGGTGATCAAAGCTTACAATTTCTCCCATCTTAGGGGCCATTAACTTTAGCTTTCCTTGCTGTGAAAACTCATTGAGCTTTATTATAGGATCATCCCACGTGTGAAATGCTAAAGAAAATGCACCCCAGTGAATTGGAAAGTAGTAATTTGCATTGATGTCTTCATAGGCCTTTGGCCATTCATCTGGCAAGAGGTGGACAGCAAACCAATCTGGGTTATATTGACCTGACTCCATAAATGCTACATCAAAAGGACCTAGACGTTGTCCGATTTCTTTAAAATGAGTATCGTAACCAGAGTCACCACTAAAATAGAGATTATTATTACGAGTTTTTACGGCCCAAGATGCCCATAGAGTTGTATTTTCGTGTGCTTGGTCGCGACCAGAAAAATGCTGAGCAGGAGTTGCCGTAAATTTTATCCCATCAAACTCAACGTTCTGCCACCAATCAAGCTCTGTGACACGTTTACGATCAATACCCCAACGTTTTAAGTGTGAGCCCACTCCTAAAGGAGTGATGAACTTAACATCCTTATCCACAAAGAATTTAATGGTTCTCATATCTAAATGATCATAGTGGTCATGAGAGATTAATATATAGTCAATCTTTGGTAATTCTTTAAGTGTTAAAACAGTAGGTCCAAAACGTTTAACAAATATTGGTACAGGAGATGAAGAATCTGAAAAGATTGGATCAATTAGAACAATCTTAGAGTCGATATTAAATAAGACTGTTGAATGACCAAACCAAATTGACTTTACAACATCAGACTTCTCTAGAAATTTATCCATATCGGGTTTTAACATTGGAAGAGGTTTATCTGGATAGCGGCCATTACCCTTACCCAAGAACTCTATAAAGTTAGAAAAACCAAAGCCATCTTTCTTTATTGGCTGTTCACTAGTTATATTAGGTCTGCGATTTACAAACCTCATCTTCTCTTTGTTAAATTGACTAGATTTAGTGAAAGTCTCTAATTCTTCCTTATCTGGGTGAGAGCCCATAGAAGACATAAATACTGAAGCAACTTTTGTCACGGCCGAACATCCTGAAAAATTCATTAAAATAATTAACAATATTAACTTTTGCAACTTCATTGTTTCATTCTACTATAAAGCTTTATCTATATCCTTAAATTTAATATTTCTTACAAAAAATTGTCACAAATTTCAATTAGCATACGAATGAAAGAATAAAACCAATGGAGTAATAAATGAAGTTAACTGTATACACTATTTCTATGCTACTTCTCCTTTCTTGCACAGGAAAAGAGAATAATACCGATAAGAAATCTTTAGAAGAAAGGCGAGAATTATTTGGTAATGGACTAAACTCAATAAGATACTTTGGGGAAAATCGTCCAAAAGAAGAAGTCATCGAACTTGGAAGAATGTTATTTTACGATACTAGGTTAAGTAATGACAAAACGGTAAGCTGTTCAAAATGCCATTTACCACAATTAAGCTTTAGTGATGCTCTTCCAAAATCCATTGGTGCAAAATATCGTCTTTCACATCGTAATGCTCAAACACTAATCAATACAGCAGCTCAAATTTCACAACATTGGAACGGAAATCGAAAAGACGTCGAAGAGCAAGCAAAGAAAGCTTTCTTCTTTAAGGGGGCCTATGATCTTAAAGACAGTAGTCATTTAAAGAAAAAACTTGTGGATAATAATTATAATGAAGCATTTAAAAAGGCTTTTAACACTGAGCTTATCACATCTAATGAAAACGACATTTTAGAATTAAGTGCAAAATCAATTGGCGCCTTTGAAAGAACTCTCGTTGGTCCTGCTATTTTTGATGATTACCTTGAGGGAAAAGATGACGTTCTTAATTTAGAACAAAAAAGTGGACTTAAGAAATTTACGCAATACGGATGCATCGGCTGTCATAATGGTAATCTTGTCGGTGGAGGAATGTATCAGAAATTTGGAGTCGTTGAAGATCCATATAAGTACACAAAGAGTAAAAATCGTGACTTAGGCCGCTACACGCATACAAAGAATGAAGATGATAAAGAGTATTTTAAAGTCCCTCCACTTAGAAATGTAACAAAGACATCTCCCTACTTTCATGATGGTAGTGTGGCCTCACTTGATGAAGCAATTGATATAATGGGGCGAGTTCAACTTGGAGTGGAGATTCCAAAAGAAGATCGAAAACTAATTATTGAATTTCTAAAAACGCTTGAAACAAAAGAGGAGCATTTAAAAGAGCTAACAAGGATTCCTGATCTTCCGTAGTGAAGCTTTGAAACTAATCGAACACAGGTTAAGTACCAACCTTTTTTACGAAGGTCATGAAATTGCCATTGTCTTTAAAGAATCGCCAATTAGATAACAACGTAAAGACGACAGTGATAATAACGGGAACAATGAATGAATAGAAAAATGATGATGCCTCAAAACGTACTGGTAATGAACGATCAACAAACATGGCCGGCATGATTGTAGGTGAAAACTGAACTAACAATTTTAAAACAATAAAGCTTAAGATATTTCCAACTGCAATTGCACTTGCAGTTATGATTGCAATATTTAAACCACCGTATTTCTTTATATGGCCCATGCTCATGCCAAGAATCCAAAATGAAGCAAAGTCATTTCTAACACGTGCATAGAAAATTGAAAGACCAGAAATAATTGAAAATGTAACAAGAACAATAGTTGCTAGAAATAGAAAAAGAACGACATTATTTTCTAAGGCCAGAGCAAATACGAGGTTTTGATTTAATTCTTCCCAAGTATGAAAACGTGCTCCATCCCCTGCAAACTTCGACTTAAGTTGTTCTTCTTGTATTTTCGTTAAGTTTGAGAAGACTCTAAGCTTATTATAATGACGAGACTTAGCAATAGAGAATGCACTATAAGCGTGTCCCCAAGCGTGAAATTCATCAATATCAGGGTCCATAGAATCGGTAAAGGCCTCAACATCAAGAGACTTAAAACGTGGTAATTCGCCAAAGAATGTATCTGTATGGGCCGGTGAGATCAATTGCACACGATCATCAAGTCCTGCATAAACCTTACGCGCTAAATATGGCGACATTAAGATCTCATTTCTCTTAGGCCAATGATCAATGGCCTTTGGAAGTATTGAACTTGTATCTTCTATAATCCCGTGAAAAATGACTGGTGCTAAATAACCTTCTAATCTTATCAGGCCTTCAATTTCATACTCTAAAGTATACTTATAATTATTATCATTGAGATAAGAAGTGGCCTTTTTAAAATTGAAGTCTTTTTCAAGGTCAATAATATAGCGACCTAATGTTTGTTTACCTCGTTCAATACGATTGCTTTGCAACCCTTTTAAAACTGATTGAACAGTAAGTAGAGAAAAGCTAGATATAACAAGACTCGCCAAGGCCATAATAAGTAGCCTTTGGCGAGTCTTCGCTTTAAATAAATAACTTAAAAAGAATTTAAAGAAACTAAAAAACATTATTCTTAGTTCTATAATTCGTAGAACTTTCCATTATCACTTGCGAGTTTATTAATTAATTCACAAGGAGTGTATCGATCTTTATCAACACTATCTGCAAATTTAAGCATCTCTTCTTTTAATCTCGCAATACCTTGAGTATCTGCATATCTTAGAAGTCCTCCTCTAAATGGAGGGAATCCGATACCAAAAATTAGACCAAGATCAACATCTTTTGCTTTTGCAACAATCTTATCTTCAAGAGTCGTTGCAGCTTCGTTAATCATTGGTAAAAAAATTCGCATTTGAATTTCAGTTTCACTCATCTTCTTAGATGCTTTTGGAAGCATTTTCCATGCTTCATCATTAGGTCCTGTAACCTTTCCTTTCTCATCATAAAGGTAGAAGCCTTTAGAGTTCTTCTTACCTAAGAATTCTTTTTCAAGCATCTGCTTTCCAATTCCATTAGAAGCAAGACGTGCTCCAAGGCCGTCGAAAATAATCTTAGAAACTTTATCACCTACATCGATTCCAACTTCATCTAAAAGCCTAAATGGCCCCATTGGCATACCAAAGTTTAGACAAGCATCATCGATATCTTTAATTGAAACACCTTCTTCTAATAAGAATCCTGCTTCATTCATATATGGCATAAGAATTCTATTAACTAGGAATCCTGGCCCATCATTAACAACAACAGGAGTCTTCTTAGTTTTTACAACCCAATTATAAAGAGATTCAACAGTTTCGTCTGAAACGTTATCATGCTTAATAATCTCTACTAAAGGCATCATATGAACAGGGTTAAAGAAGTGAAGTCCAGCAAAACGAGAACTATCTTCTAATGCCTTAGACATCTCTTGAATTGATAGAGATGAAGTATTTGACGTAAGAATTGTATCTGGACGAACTTTTGTTTCTGTCTCAGCAAATACTTTCTTTTTAATATCCATATTTTCAACAACGGCCTCAATTACAAGGTCAGTATGTTCAAAACCACGATAATCTGTTTGAGCACTAATTGATCTCATCTTGCGCTCAAAATCATCTTTAGACATACGTTTTCTTTTTACAGCACCTGAAAAGTTACTTGAAGCCTGTTTTAAACCAAGCTCTAGTCCGTGTTGGTTTAGATCTTTCATGATTGGAAACATATCATTTTTGGCCATAAGCCATGCGATTCCACCACCCATTGTACCGGCACCAAGACAAGCTCCACGCTTTAATGAACGTCCTACACCTTTAGCATCATCCATTTTCTTAGACCCTTCCATTAAGAAGAAAATATGACGTAGGTTCTTTGATTGCTCACCAATACATAACTCTCCAAAAGCTTGTGCTTCTGTTGTTAAGTAAGATGCGCGACCTTTCATCACTCCACCTTCCATAACATCAAGTATTTTAAGAGGGGCCTGATAGAAGCCTTTTGTTTTCTTTAAAACTGACTCGCGGGCCTTTTGAAAAATAATTTTCTTTGTAAACACGTTATCAGTAGCAGCATCTTGCACTTTATCCATCATGCTACGCTTATCTGCTTTTTTCTTAAAATGCTTTGGAGCAAGATCAAGAAGGCGCTCTTTTGCATAAATCTCATCAGCAATTCCGACTTTCTTTGCTTTCTTTGCATTTAAGTTCTTACCAGTAAGGATCATATCTAAAGCAGTTGGAAGTCCCACTTTCTTTGGCAGGCGATAAGTTCCACCAAAACCTGGAATTAGGCCAAGTTTAACTTCAGGAAGACCAAGTCCAGTAGACTTGTCATCACTCACAATAATAGACTTACATGATAGAGCAAACTCAAGTCCACCACCAAGACATACACCGTTTACACAGGCCACAGTCGGCATTTTAAGGTCTTCAAGACGATTAAAAATTGTCTGCCCTGCCTCAGCTCCAGCCTGGCCATCAGCTGCCGTATGCATTGTATCGAATAGATTGATATCAGCACCAGCTAAGAAGCATCTATCTTTGTGTGAAAAGAAGATGGCACCATCTAATTCTTTTTCTTTTGAGTGAAGATCTTCAACAATATCTTGAAGCTCTTTTAATGTTTCTTCATCTAAAACCGTCATTGCCTTGTCACAATTGTAACCAAAACCAACAAACGCTTTCTTATCCTTAATTTCAAAACTTAATCTTTTATATGTCATATCTGTATCCTACTTATTTTTGAAGGTTCTCAATAATCATGGCACCACCTTGGCCACCACCAATACAAAGGGAAGCAATTCCGTAACCGGCCTTACGCTTTTTAAGCTCATGTGCAAGTGTAACAACAAGACGTGAACCAGTTGAACCAACAGGGTGTCCAAGTGCAATTGCCCCACCGTTTACATTAAGTTTCTCATCAGGAATTTCTCCCCAAAGCTTATCAACACCAAATTTGTCTGCAACTTTTTGATCAGTAAAAGCTTTCTTAACAGCAATAATTTGAGCAGCAAATGCTTCGTTAATTTCAACAAGATCCATCTGTTCTAAAGTTAGACCTGTTCTTCTAAAAACACCATCCATTGCTAACAGAGGTCCCATTCCCATACGCTCAGGCTCTAGACCGTGGAAGTGGTAGTCAACAACTCGCGCCATTGGCTCTAAGTTGTATTTTTTCACTGCTTCTTCAGAGCAGAAAAGGATTGCTGATCCACCATCAGTAATTGGACAACTATTTCCAACTGTAACTGTACCTGATTTACGATCAAAGTAAGGCTTCATCTTAGCAAGACCTTCAACAGAAGATTCTTTACGTGGACCGTGATCATTCATTAATAATTTATCTAATTTTGCACCGTATATTAAAGGGACAATTTCATCTGCAAAACGCCCTTCTTCAATGGCCTTAATGGCCTTGTGGTGTGACTCATTTGCATACTCATCTTGTTGCTCACGTGTAATTCCTAACTCACGTGCAAGAAGTTCTGCTGTTTGTCCCATATTTAACCCACAAAAAGGATCTGTTAGACCTTGCTCAATAGCAACAATAGGAGAAAGATAGGCCGGCTTAAAGCTTGATAAAACTTTTAGCTTATCACCTGTTGTTTTTGCCTTCATAAGCTTTGCAAAAAGCTCAGTCATCTGCTTTCCATAGATAAGAGGCATATTTGACATCGACTCAACACCACCAGCAACAACGATCTCGCTGCGGCCAGATGCTACTTTTAAAAAGCCTTGTGAAGCAGCTTCTAAACCAGAGGCACAATTGCGGTGAACAGAGTAACCTGAAGTTTTCTTATGTAGTCCTGCTTCAAGAGCGATAACTCGTCCAATATTTGGATATTTAGCTGGTGTCCCTGTGTTACCAAAAATAACCTCATCAACAGCATCATCTTCAATACTTGTCCCATCCATAATATGACGTACAAGGTAAGCTCCAAGGTATGGCGCTTGAATATCTTTAATAATTGTACCGGATTTGGCCTGTGGAGTTCTTACGGCCTCAACAATGTAGACTGGTTTCATCTATGATTCCTTTCTTCTGATTAATTGTTTTGACACTATTGTAGGGATTTTGACAGGTTATGCAAACAAAAAAAGGCTCCACTTTGGGAGCCTTCTTATTAGAACAGGATAAATTTCTTATTTAAACAATTGATTAGAATAGGTATGACAGTCCAAGACCTAAAGTGAATGAATCTGCACCTTCAAGGTTCTTAGCTTGATTATTTAGAACATAATCATTTGCTGAACCAGCATATTCATCTTCTTCACCCATTCTAAAGATATTCTTATCGTAGTTTAGCGCTAGCTGAACTCCAAATTCTTTAGCAAAATTAACTTCTGCACCTAAAGTCGCTCCACCTGAAACATAGCGATAAGATAATTCAGTATTATTAAAGCTATCTCTTGGGTTTTCAATTTTAAAGTTACCAAAGTGAACTTTAGTCCCAAGGCTCAAGAATGGCTTAATTTTCGCAGCACGAGAAAAGTAGAACTTAGCGTGTCCACCGAAATTAAACTCATTATATGAAATTTCATCATTTGCTGAGTGGTAATAACCAGTGCTGTAACAACCAGAATAACTACATGAGTATCCTCTATTACTAGCTAAGTCTTGGTCACCAATAGTCATTCCCATATAACCAACACTAATACCTACATCAACGCGATCAGAAACCTTAGTTTCTACTACCGCATCAAAATTAAGTCCTGCTGTCCACTCTTTCTGATCACCAGTGATTGTTTTAAATCCTGTTTGAACAGAAACTTTATTATCCAATTGTGGCCCTTGAGGTACAACTGGAGCTACGACCTCAGATCTAGCTGGAGCTGATTGAATGCTATTGATCTCGTCCATGGCCTTAATTTGACCTTCTAGAGCCTTTTGAATCTTCTTAGCGATTCTTCTCTCTTCTTTAAGACGCATATCCTCAACATTCTTTCTCATCATTTGCTCGTGCTTTTCCTCGAGCTCACGACGAAGCTTTTGAATCTTGTCTGCCGCAGATTTCTTCTTTTTCTTTTTGTAAAATCCATCCAGATTAATTTCATCTGTATGAACGACTTGATCTGTCTCACTTAATAGTGGGTCTTCTTGTGCAAATGAAGCTGCACTAGAAAAGATCAATGCTGCCATCACGGCGCAATTAAACTTTGTTGTTTTCATTCTGTACTCCCTGTTCTTTGTAGTTCTTTGTACTAAATAAGAGTTTTATACTTGTTTATAACACGTAGCGAGATTATTCTCTGCAAAAGGTGAACGTTGATGAAATTATTTCATGGAGAAGGAAAAACACTTAAAAATCAGACACTTAGACTGTCTAACGAAGGTTATAATAGCGAAATTTATCGGCCCTGACATCAGTTGAGCTATCAAGACCTATGGTATCAAGGAAACATAGAGGGTTTATGCTGCCTCGATCACAAGCACCGGGATCGGCCTTGAATCTGGCATCAAGAGTTTGAAAAGCAGCAAACATAATGGATACAATTGCAGTAATTAAAAGCAGATACTCGACAACAGTCTGTCCTTTATCATTATTTAACTCATTATGCTTTTTACTTTCTATCATTATAGTCCCTAATTTTAGACAAAAGTTTTATAGTCTCTTGCCTCTAATAGAGTTTGAGTTATTCCAAGGTTATTTTTCTTTAAAGGCCCGTGATAATACACGCCCTTTACACTTTCAAGTTTACCACGACTTCCTGTTCTAAACTTAAGTTTTACATTTTCTCTAGCATTTAAAAGTCCATGATTTCTTAAAAGACAAACTTCATCTATGGCAACACAATTTAATAAAACGTCTTGTGAATCGATTATCTCATTTTCAATTAGTAGTTTGTGAAACATATCTTGAACAAAATCTACTTTGAAACAGTCTTCAAAGCGCGAATACACCTTCACTTCACAAACGCCATCACCACCTATTTTTTTACGAATAAAGGCAACGTCGCTACCAAAGCTATAAGCATCAAAATGATAATACTCTCCAGATAATAAATTATCAGACATTTTATAATTAAGCTTGATACAGCCATATACGCTACTTAAATCATGGCCAATTCCCAACCTTTCAACGTTAGAGCTGAAGATGGCCATTTTTGATGGTGCTACAACTCCACTATAAGAAGCAAGTTGAGTGGCCCAAGGTCTTGCGTTTGAAAAACTAAATTCTTCAATCGTATCTTCTAAAGTTACTCCTCCAAGCTTTTCGATGGCATCCTTGGCCTGGGCCTCTAGGGCGAGACTCCAAATAAAGCGATATCTTGGAGATAATAAAACAATGAAGAAGTAAATTAACTCAAGATCAGAAAATGTAAGCTCTATTGATTGTGTATAAATACAGCGCAAAGAACTCATTAGCTTTTGTAATTCACTATTATTTTTAAACTCTCGTCTAAATGAAGAGTAACAATCATAAATATAATCAGGAAGTGCACTTTTAAAAGTAGCAACAGAAACTTGGTGAATCGTCTTGTAACGACATAATGACTCTCCAAGACGACTTACTGCTGTTAGGAAGTCCTCTTCAAAATCACTTATCTCTTTTTGTTCAGAAGCAAGTATCTGCTGTAATTGCGCATGTAAGTTTGGAAATTGCCTTGTTACCTGTGAATAATTCAGATAAGGCCTAGGAGAAGCAAATTCATATCTTTTAGAATTAACTAATAAGCAAAATGGAGCGAGCTCAAAATTTGATCTCTTAAAAATAGATGACTCTTCATCAATATCTGATATCCATGTTTTAATGAAAGCTAAATCAATAGGCCCATAGAATTTAAAATAAGGATCGTTAGACTTTATTCTTTGATCTTTTAAATATACGGCATCATGCCCGCTTTTTAAAATTTGAGACGAGGTTAAAAAACTCGTTATATTATTACCTATAATTAATGTATCAATATTTTTATTCATAATTTTACTTTGTTAATAAGTTAATTAATTTTCTCTTGGCCAATTCGCTTTCTTCAATCATAGCAGAGATGACCTCAGGTTTCATAGAGTCTTCATTTTCTTGACTCATTATATGGTAAATCTCATGACAGTCTTCAATAATCTTTATATTAAAATTTGATGAGATAATCATATCGTATTCTGTCGAACGATGAATATTAGGGCCACA contains:
- a CDS encoding Tex family protein translates to MSEETTKSTKNPMDVIDQNAVLFCVDNTDITAKQIMAVLAMLLVEDCTVPFITRYRKDKTGGLDEEQIRLIQEKYDEYIEREKRREFILEAITKQEMMTPEIEKKIKAATNINQLEDIYAPFKSKRKTKAQIAKEAGLGPFSILMKESKLPMPELAKEALKYINKEKKIATFEDVLKGACDIIIEEIAHDTELKEQLRNDYWAQAMIKSTPRKGYEEVKDWQKYKDYFEYEQKVSDLKDPKAAHRFLAIRRAQTEKILKVEIIFDEEYANNLILSKNFPDTTVTSYKALVDCASKAYKNYIHSSLDLEIKGELKKLSDESAIDVFGINLKNLLLQPYLGSKTVLALDPGVVTGCKTVVVDNTGKFVVDTVVYPHPPRNQVRESATILNAMIEQFNVEYIAIGNGTFGRETLQFVEDNITAVKDGKVKATMISEDGASIYSASPIAKKEFPDKDATVRGAISIGRRFQDPLAELVKIDPKSIGVGQYQHDVNQVRLKKSLNGVVESCVNFVGVDINTASAPLLSFISGIGPTVAGNIVKHRDKNGLFSDRSEILKVSRFSEKVFQQAAGFLRVYNGKNPLDATFIHPENYDMLEEWAHKNGYTLEQLTTDNAVANKLKSDKDLIAKLGEFTVNDIYKSLTAPSQDPRTEFKTTEFRKDVREIKDVKIGERYPGIVKNITQFGAFVDIGIKENGLVHVSQMADHFVENALDVLKVGQEVSAVVLDVDMDRKRIALSLKSDGAEEAKTYERPTGGPRKSNPRGGKPKMPKQNDAPLKNNAFAALKGFKVK
- a CDS encoding MBL fold metallo-hydrolase, with protein sequence MKLQKLILLIILMNFSGCSAVTKVASVFMSSMGSHPDKEELETFTKSSQFNKEKMRFVNRRPNITSEQPIKKDGFGFSNFIEFLGKGNGRYPDKPLPMLKPDMDKFLEKSDVVKSIWFGHSTVLFNIDSKIVLIDPIFSDSSSPVPIFVKRFGPTVLTLKELPKIDYILISHDHYDHLDMRTIKFFVDKDVKFITPLGVGSHLKRWGIDRKRVTELDWWQNVEFDGIKFTATPAQHFSGRDQAHENTTLWASWAVKTRNNNLYFSGDSGYDTHFKEIGQRLGPFDVAFMESGQYNPDWFAVHLLPDEWPKAYEDINANYYFPIHWGAFSLAFHTWDDPIIKLNEFSQQGKLKLMAPKMGEIVSFDHQEYVTKKWW
- a CDS encoding cytochrome-c peroxidase; amino-acid sequence: MKLTVYTISMLLLLSCTGKENNTDKKSLEERRELFGNGLNSIRYFGENRPKEEVIELGRMLFYDTRLSNDKTVSCSKCHLPQLSFSDALPKSIGAKYRLSHRNAQTLINTAAQISQHWNGNRKDVEEQAKKAFFFKGAYDLKDSSHLKKKLVDNNYNEAFKKAFNTELITSNENDILELSAKSIGAFERTLVGPAIFDDYLEGKDDVLNLEQKSGLKKFTQYGCIGCHNGNLVGGGMYQKFGVVEDPYKYTKSKNRDLGRYTHTKNEDDKEYFKVPPLRNVTKTSPYFHDGSVASLDEAIDIMGRVQLGVEIPKEDRKLIIEFLKTLETKEEHLKELTRIPDLP
- a CDS encoding ABC transporter permease: MALASLVISSFSLLTVQSVLKGLQSNRIERGKQTLGRYIIDLEKDFNFKKATSYLNDNNYKYTLEYEIEGLIRLEGYLAPVIFHGIIEDTSSILPKAIDHWPKRNEILMSPYLARKVYAGLDDRVQLISPAHTDTFFGELPRFKSLDVEAFTDSMDPDIDEFHAWGHAYSAFSIAKSRHYNKLRVFSNLTKIQEEQLKSKFAGDGARFHTWEELNQNLVFALALENNVVLFLFLATIVLVTFSIISGLSIFYARVRNDFASFWILGMSMGHIKKYGGLNIAIITASAIAVGNILSFIVLKLLVQFSPTIMPAMFVDRSLPVRFEASSFFYSFIVPVIITVVFTLLSNWRFFKDNGNFMTFVKKVGT